The Pantoea vagans genome includes a window with the following:
- a CDS encoding type VI secretion system baseplate subunit TssF, whose protein sequence is MSGIRHVSWRQDYNSSYHWHGVRIRVALDETQFSGTGDARLFCELLEQFLTQYASVLRFTQLTVLLTASGTEWAWPERRIDRVLI, encoded by the coding sequence ATCAGCGGTATCCGTCACGTCAGCTGGCGTCAGGACTATAACTCGTCGTATCACTGGCACGGCGTGCGCATTCGTGTGGCGCTCGATGAAACGCAGTTCAGCGGCACCGGTGATGCCCGCCTGTTCTGCGAGCTGCTGGAGCAGTTCCTGACGCAGTACGCCAGCGTGTTGCGCTTTACCCAACTGACGGTGCTGTTGACCGCTTCTGGCACCGAATGGGCTTGGCCTGAACGCCGCATTGACAGGGTGCTGATCTGA
- the tssL gene encoding type VI secretion system protein TssL, short form, producing the protein MVPMISQDSHITISTLDTLMQDTWLLALAVRNGQSITVDDALYQHCFSMVQQVQDKLNTAGAPDSLCDEIKFAHCVFLDELIMTIPEADISAWWRRTPLQGHFLGHLNGGEHFYEHIKNLLREPAPSETLLVCYQRMLKFGYSGKYRVENDTERQSLLQQLEKRLPEVAQMDAHWDIVRCSGPAEMHWWRSPQMAFVSLLLLTAGLWGGLRLFLLTQ; encoded by the coding sequence ATGGTGCCAATGATTTCTCAAGATTCTCATATAACAATTTCTACCCTCGATACGCTAATGCAGGATACCTGGCTGCTAGCGCTTGCTGTCCGAAACGGACAATCCATCACCGTTGATGATGCGCTCTACCAGCATTGCTTCAGCATGGTCCAACAGGTCCAGGACAAACTCAACACAGCCGGTGCACCTGACTCTCTCTGCGACGAAATCAAGTTTGCGCACTGCGTCTTTCTCGACGAACTGATCATGACCATTCCGGAAGCCGATATTTCAGCCTGGTGGAGGCGCACACCTTTGCAGGGGCACTTTCTTGGGCATCTCAATGGTGGCGAGCATTTCTACGAACACATCAAAAATCTGCTGCGCGAACCAGCACCCTCAGAAACCTTACTGGTCTGCTATCAACGCATGCTGAAGTTTGGCTATTCAGGTAAATATCGGGTTGAAAACGATACTGAACGCCAGTCACTGCTACAGCAGCTGGAAAAGCGATTGCCAGAAGTCGCGCAAATGGACGCTCATTGGGACATCGTTCGCTGTAGCGGCCCTGCAGAAATGCATTGGTGGCGCTCGCCGCAGATGGCATTTGTTTCACTGCTTTTACTCACTGCGGGATTGTGGGGTGGATTGAGGTTGTTTTTACTGACTCAGTGA
- a CDS encoding type VI secretion system baseplate subunit TssF, giving the protein MNDHDFLKYFDSEMRYLKAAAQEFAEQYPEVGRQIPP; this is encoded by the coding sequence ATGAACGATCATGATTTTCTAAAATATTTTGACAGCGAAATGCGTTATCTGAAGGCGGCGGCGCAAGAGTTTGCCGAGCAATATCCGGAAGTCGGTCGTCAGATCCCCCCATAA
- a CDS encoding phosphatase PAP2/dual specificity phosphatase family protein, which translates to MTESLLTQRPYSPWKQGLGWLMLLGPLFFLSYGQVNTFTATRDDVGSLVFGWEHAIPFIPWTIVPYWSIDLLYGISLFICTSRQELMRHGCRLLAASLVACAAFLLFPLKFTFTRPETQGAFGWLFRQLEQFDLPYNQAPSLHIILTWLLWLRFHQHLNRHARIVSCCWFLLIAVSVLTTWQHHFIDVISGMVVAIIISYVIPIEGEWRWQRPTRHARRLASKYCLGGMLFLLAGTAIPCGYWLLWPALALLTVAAGYAGLGVTVFQKNSHGNLSLSARLLLLPYLAGAKISRRWFSRHTAQSNEIAAGVSLGRFPGKAERDIAVFDLTAEFHKGERGEQCWQSYPLMDLLVPDIQHLRIAVRQLQQLRQAHDRVLVCCALGLSRSATVVAAWLLAEGHASSADQAVALVTSRRPQIVLTPVHIATLEAFSKEQPCQKA; encoded by the coding sequence ATGACTGAATCGTTGCTGACACAACGCCCTTACAGCCCCTGGAAACAGGGGCTTGGCTGGCTGATGCTGCTGGGGCCGCTGTTTTTTCTGAGCTATGGGCAGGTGAATACCTTTACCGCGACTCGCGACGATGTGGGCAGTCTGGTATTTGGCTGGGAGCATGCGATCCCGTTTATTCCCTGGACTATCGTGCCTTACTGGAGCATTGACCTGCTATACGGCATTTCACTGTTCATCTGTACCTCAAGACAGGAGCTGATGCGTCACGGTTGTCGCCTGCTTGCGGCATCGCTGGTGGCGTGTGCTGCGTTTTTGCTTTTCCCGCTGAAGTTTACCTTCACGCGCCCGGAAACCCAGGGTGCTTTCGGCTGGCTGTTCCGCCAGCTTGAACAGTTCGATTTGCCCTATAATCAAGCTCCTTCACTGCACATCATCCTGACCTGGTTGCTCTGGTTACGCTTTCACCAGCATCTGAATCGCCATGCGAGAATCGTTTCATGCTGTTGGTTCCTGCTGATTGCCGTTTCCGTTCTGACGACCTGGCAACACCATTTCATTGATGTGATTAGCGGAATGGTAGTTGCAATCATCATCAGCTATGTCATTCCGATTGAAGGAGAATGGCGCTGGCAGCGGCCAACACGGCACGCGCGACGTCTTGCGAGTAAATACTGCCTCGGTGGCATGCTGTTTTTACTGGCAGGAACAGCGATTCCCTGTGGTTATTGGCTGCTGTGGCCTGCCTTAGCACTACTGACAGTGGCTGCGGGCTATGCCGGATTGGGCGTGACGGTGTTCCAGAAAAACAGCCACGGCAACTTATCTCTCTCCGCACGCTTGCTACTTCTGCCTTACCTGGCAGGTGCAAAAATTTCCCGCCGCTGGTTTTCCCGGCATACAGCGCAAAGTAATGAGATTGCCGCTGGCGTATCGCTGGGCAGATTTCCGGGCAAGGCAGAGCGGGATATTGCTGTTTTTGACCTGACAGCAGAATTCCACAAGGGCGAGCGAGGTGAACAGTGCTGGCAGTCCTATCCCTTAATGGATCTGCTGGTGCCAGACATTCAGCATTTGCGCATTGCAGTAAGACAGCTACAGCAGCTACGTCAGGCACATGACAGGGTGCTGGTTTGCTGCGCTCTGGGGTTATCGCGCAGTGCCACAGTGGTTGCGGCGTGGCTGCTGGCTGAAGGGCATGCTTCTTCTGCCGACCAGGCCGTTGCACTCGTCACTTCCCGACGTCCGCAGATTGTTCTCACGCCTGTACACATTGCCACTCTGGAAGCATTCAGCAAGGAACAGCCATGTCAGAAAGCATGA
- a CDS encoding bifunctional alpha/beta hydrolase/class I SAM-dependent methyltransferase: MSREARLFQEGSFSTSDGESLYFRHWPAQDAQSKKVIVLFHRGHEHSGRLQHVVDELLMPDAHFYAWDARGHGHSPGERGYSPSLARSVQDVDEFVRFVAEQAQVSIEDIVVIAQSVGAVLVATWVHDYAPKIRGMVLASPAFKVKLYVPFARTGLGLLQRIRGLFYVNSYVKGKFLSHDPERIRSFEQDKLITRQIAVNILLDLYKTAERIVSDSAAITVPTQLLISGDDFVVHTKPQQKFYQGLRSAIKEQHILPGFYHDTLGEKDRQLAFDKMKPFIEQLYNAAPYTFDYSHEDQWSPGADAYRELQAPPKRCSPQGMSYAALSFGMKTIGRLSKGMRLGYETGFDSGSTLDYVYRNTAEGTGIVGRIIDRQYLNSIGWRGIRVRKENIQQVIAQAVAKLQEHNLPVRVVDIAAGHGRYVLDALEKQPGIESILLRDYSDLNVEKGQAMIEARQLGHLAQFNKGNAFDYDSLATLAPAPTLGIVSGLYELFPSNQLIKTSLAGLAVAIPPGGVLVYTGQPWHPQLKTIAWTLTSHQNGIPWLMRVRSQREMDTLVEEAGFEKCHQLIDEFGIFTVSLAVRKQHD, translated from the coding sequence ATGAGCCGGGAAGCACGTTTATTTCAGGAAGGATCTTTTTCAACCAGCGACGGTGAATCACTCTATTTTCGCCACTGGCCCGCGCAGGATGCGCAGAGCAAAAAAGTGATTGTGCTATTTCATCGCGGGCATGAGCACTCAGGACGTTTACAGCATGTTGTCGATGAGTTGCTGATGCCGGATGCCCATTTTTACGCCTGGGATGCACGTGGGCACGGCCATTCGCCGGGAGAGCGTGGTTACAGCCCGAGCCTTGCTCGTTCAGTGCAGGACGTCGATGAGTTTGTCCGCTTTGTGGCTGAGCAGGCACAGGTGAGTATTGAAGACATTGTTGTGATTGCGCAAAGCGTCGGCGCAGTGCTGGTCGCTACCTGGGTACATGATTATGCGCCTAAAATTCGTGGCATGGTGCTGGCATCTCCCGCGTTTAAAGTGAAGCTGTATGTGCCTTTCGCGCGCACGGGCTTGGGGTTGCTGCAACGCATTCGCGGCCTGTTTTACGTGAACTCTTACGTGAAGGGAAAATTTCTCAGCCACGATCCTGAGCGAATCAGAAGCTTTGAGCAGGATAAACTCATCACTCGTCAGATTGCGGTGAATATTCTGCTGGACCTGTATAAAACGGCGGAGCGCATTGTTTCTGATTCTGCCGCTATCACCGTACCCACCCAACTGCTGATTTCCGGCGATGATTTTGTGGTGCACACCAAACCACAGCAAAAATTCTATCAGGGGCTGCGCAGCGCCATTAAAGAGCAGCATATTCTGCCGGGCTTTTATCACGACACGCTCGGCGAGAAGGATCGCCAGCTTGCCTTCGATAAAATGAAGCCGTTTATCGAACAGCTCTATAACGCAGCTCCTTACACCTTCGATTACAGCCATGAAGATCAGTGGAGCCCGGGCGCTGATGCGTACCGAGAATTGCAGGCCCCACCTAAACGCTGCTCACCACAAGGCATGTCCTACGCTGCGCTGAGTTTTGGCATGAAAACCATTGGCAGGCTATCTAAAGGCATGCGCCTGGGATATGAAACCGGCTTTGATTCTGGCAGCACGCTGGATTATGTCTACCGCAATACGGCTGAAGGCACCGGCATTGTTGGTCGCATTATCGACAGACAGTATCTCAACAGCATTGGCTGGCGCGGCATCCGCGTGCGCAAAGAAAATATCCAGCAGGTGATTGCGCAAGCCGTAGCAAAACTGCAAGAGCACAATTTACCGGTTCGCGTGGTCGATATTGCCGCTGGACATGGCCGCTACGTTCTTGATGCGCTGGAGAAGCAACCGGGAATTGAAAGCATCCTGCTGCGTGATTACAGCGATCTGAATGTGGAAAAAGGCCAGGCGATGATTGAAGCGCGTCAATTAGGCCATCTCGCGCAGTTCAATAAAGGCAATGCCTTTGATTATGACTCGCTCGCTACACTCGCGCCTGCGCCGACGCTGGGCATCGTTTCAGGTCTCTATGAACTGTTCCCCAGCAACCAGCTAATAAAAACGTCGCTGGCCGGTTTGGCAGTAGCCATTCCGCCAGGTGGTGTGCTGGTTTATACCGGACAGCCGTGGCATCCGCAGCTGAAAACCATCGCATGGACCTTAACCAGCCATCAAAACGGCATTCCCTGGCTGATGCGTGTACGCAGCCAGAGAGAGATGGATACGCTGGTCGAAGAAGCTGGATTTGAGAAATGCCACCAACTGATTGATGAGTTTGGCATCTTTACCGTGTCGCTGGCGGTAAGAAAACAGCATGACTGA